The following are from one region of the Veillonella nakazawae genome:
- the recR gene encoding recombination mediator RecR: MTNALERLVEQLRRLPGIGSKSARRLAYHLVEMPKEEVDRLVETIVEAKGATRHCSICFNLSAQDPCEFCSNPNRDQTTIMVVETSRDVIAIERSGDYKGLYHVLEGALSPMEGIGADDIRVKELIARLRDGVVQEVILATDPDVEGEATALYLARLLSPSGIKVTRIARGVPVGGDIEYADELTLGGAVVNRQEMKG, translated from the coding sequence ATGACAAATGCTTTAGAACGGCTCGTAGAGCAGCTGCGCCGCTTGCCAGGTATCGGCTCCAAGTCGGCTAGACGCTTGGCCTATCATTTGGTAGAAATGCCGAAGGAAGAGGTAGACCGTCTCGTGGAAACCATCGTAGAAGCGAAGGGGGCTACGCGTCACTGTTCTATTTGCTTTAACTTATCAGCTCAAGACCCTTGTGAATTCTGTAGCAATCCAAACCGCGATCAAACGACGATTATGGTCGTTGAAACATCTCGCGATGTGATTGCTATCGAGCGCAGTGGTGATTATAAGGGCTTATATCACGTATTGGAAGGCGCTTTGTCCCCTATGGAGGGCATCGGTGCTGACGATATTCGCGTAAAAGAATTGATTGCCCGACTTCGTGATGGTGTCGTACAAGAGGTTATTCTCGCTACTGACCCAGATGTAGAAGGGGAGGCGACAGCTCTCTATTTGGCGCGTTTATTAAGCCCAAGTGGCATTAAGGTAACGCGCATTGCCCGCGGTGTTCCTGTAGGTGGCGATATCGAATATGCCGATGAATTAACGTTAGGCGGTGCTGTAGTGAACCGCCAAGAGATGAAAGGATAA
- the dnaX gene encoding DNA polymerase III subunit gamma/tau, translating into MAYIALYRKYRPQTFTDVVGQHQVSDTLMRAIREDKVAHAYLFAGPRGTGKTSMAKIFARAINCEHGPTDHPCNECSACKSILSGQSMDVLEIDAASNRGIDEVRALRESVKFMPVEGRKKVFIIDEAHMLTTEAWNALLKTIEEPPAHVMFIFATTEIEKLPVTIVSRCQRYTFRRITSDDIAQRLSYVAEKEGFGLDPAAAQLIAVHADGGLRDALSILDQCAGMATGTITPRVVEELIGLVSKEWIIHFLDALRNGDGPKLLSYIHDALAEGRDATQIMEALIQHVRALLVGKVAPDADELKVYDAFKAEFLAQAESIDFNELNQYVRSAQSIMNDAKQVDNPRTIIEMGLLVLCAKIGSVDESLEDRVYALESSERSERNDLLNRMAQLEQRGPAVATAPAYGANSFGPPGGYANSFAPVDNAAVQNASMSSTQNSTVGTVPPPSGVGMTPPPASVGMTPPPMGAPGSTPPPMNGVGMAPPPMGGVGMALPSTGGAPQRPARNQAKGRGKKGISTQAIISDQILSAQEYRNVQSNVIKYLKDSNRNMTSTVIGQGQLVYVDQSKAVMAFKNTLHLNVMTNEVNLAEAADAFTYTLGYPVHVEIVDALTQVYKDYKKASGSTTQHQVKAPQRPPEPMVDVHTTSGAQPTQMDLTNDEQPSKPDSAAVDAAKAAALAFLAKKTGGAAVSASTGDDIPVHSFDDVPVEDMEESYVSSLDDIPPHPLDSVTVISDDGEVLERPMDSGAHIEVEAVPKSDGGEQQQGTPYQSDDHTMLSQAPIEVAPIDSVTVAREYAWDPEHMTEEERNNPLLAETLEKLSEDHDIIVEVIEE; encoded by the coding sequence ATGGCATATATTGCGTTATATCGTAAGTACCGTCCACAGACGTTTACCGATGTGGTTGGTCAGCATCAGGTGTCTGATACATTGATGCGTGCTATCCGCGAAGATAAGGTAGCTCATGCGTATTTGTTCGCTGGTCCGCGAGGGACTGGTAAGACGAGTATGGCTAAGATTTTCGCGCGCGCTATCAATTGCGAGCATGGGCCAACGGATCATCCTTGTAACGAGTGTAGTGCTTGTAAATCGATTTTGAGCGGTCAGTCCATGGACGTTCTTGAAATCGACGCTGCATCCAATCGTGGTATCGATGAGGTGCGTGCTCTTCGTGAAAGCGTCAAATTCATGCCGGTTGAAGGCCGTAAAAAGGTGTTCATCATCGACGAAGCCCACATGCTCACAACTGAGGCGTGGAATGCGCTTTTAAAAACTATCGAAGAGCCCCCGGCTCACGTTATGTTTATCTTTGCTACTACAGAAATTGAAAAATTGCCTGTTACTATCGTTTCTCGTTGTCAGCGCTATACCTTTAGACGCATTACGTCTGATGATATCGCACAGCGTTTATCCTATGTAGCGGAAAAGGAAGGCTTTGGTTTAGATCCTGCAGCAGCACAGCTCATCGCTGTCCATGCAGACGGCGGTTTGCGCGATGCGTTGAGTATCTTAGACCAATGTGCCGGTATGGCAACAGGAACTATTACGCCCCGAGTAGTAGAAGAGCTGATCGGTCTTGTTAGCAAAGAATGGATAATTCACTTCCTAGATGCGTTGCGCAACGGGGATGGTCCCAAATTGTTGTCCTATATTCACGATGCCTTAGCAGAAGGTCGTGATGCGACGCAGATTATGGAAGCCCTCATTCAGCACGTGCGGGCCTTATTAGTTGGTAAGGTCGCTCCTGATGCGGATGAGCTCAAGGTATACGATGCCTTTAAGGCTGAGTTTTTAGCTCAAGCTGAAAGTATCGATTTTAATGAGCTTAACCAGTATGTGCGCAGTGCGCAATCCATCATGAATGATGCAAAACAGGTGGATAATCCACGAACTATCATCGAAATGGGCCTTTTAGTGCTTTGTGCTAAAATAGGCTCTGTTGATGAAAGCTTAGAAGACCGTGTATATGCATTAGAGTCTTCAGAACGATCTGAACGAAATGATTTATTGAACCGCATGGCTCAATTAGAGCAACGCGGCCCAGCTGTCGCAACTGCACCTGCTTACGGTGCTAACTCCTTTGGACCGCCAGGTGGTTATGCCAATAGCTTTGCTCCTGTAGATAATGCTGCTGTACAGAATGCTTCCATGAGTAGTACTCAAAATAGTACTGTTGGTACTGTGCCGCCCCCAAGTGGAGTGGGGATGACCCCACCGCCAGCGAGTGTAGGCATGACACCTCCACCTATGGGTGCGCCTGGTAGTACACCGCCTCCTATGAATGGAGTGGGCATGGCTCCGCCTCCAATGGGCGGCGTTGGGATGGCACTACCAAGTACTGGAGGCGCTCCACAACGACCTGCTAGAAATCAAGCTAAAGGTCGTGGTAAAAAAGGTATTAGTACGCAAGCTATTATTAGTGATCAAATCTTGTCTGCTCAAGAGTATCGCAATGTACAGTCTAATGTCATTAAATACTTGAAGGACAGCAATCGCAATATGACCTCCACCGTCATCGGTCAAGGTCAACTTGTATACGTAGATCAAAGCAAGGCGGTTATGGCCTTCAAAAATACATTGCACCTCAATGTAATGACCAACGAAGTAAACTTGGCAGAAGCGGCAGATGCTTTCACCTATACACTGGGCTATCCGGTACATGTAGAAATCGTTGATGCCCTCACACAGGTCTATAAAGATTATAAAAAGGCCTCTGGCAGTACGACGCAGCACCAAGTAAAAGCGCCGCAACGACCACCAGAGCCAATGGTGGATGTACATACAACATCTGGGGCACAGCCGACACAAATGGATTTAACTAATGATGAGCAACCAAGTAAGCCTGATTCCGCAGCAGTAGATGCAGCAAAGGCTGCAGCGTTAGCATTCTTAGCAAAGAAGACGGGTGGTGCTGCTGTAAGCGCCTCAACTGGTGATGATATTCCAGTTCATTCCTTTGATGATGTGCCTGTAGAGGATATGGAGGAATCTTACGTATCATCCTTAGATGATATACCACCACACCCATTAGATAGCGTCACTGTTATTAGCGATGATGGGGAAGTCTTAGAACGCCCTATGGATAGCGGTGCACATATTGAGGTAGAAGCTGTCCCAAAGTCTGATGGGGGCGAACAACAACAGGGAACCCCTTATCAAAGTGATGATCATACCATGCTTTCACAAGCACCTATTGAAGTAGCGCCCATCGATAGCGTGACGGTAGCTCGTGAATATGCATGGGATCCAGAGCATATGACGGAAGAGGAGCGAAATAATCCTCTTTTGGCAGAAACATTAGAGAAACTATCTGAAGATCACGACATTATCGTCGAGGTCATCGAAGAATAA
- a CDS encoding 3'-5' exonuclease: protein MLINREQQRVIDEVEQNILLLASAGTGKTNTLAYRVAHLIEGGYAKAENILCLTFTNKAANEMKDRIQSLVGSPAKAVEVSTFHSFCFFVLQQEGKRNETLYTDVTIFDEEDCKELSEPYRPGKLREMSFANIIGMVKEYRSLYGFYSDDLVGDYKRTIERLQKEQRPAIEQQFSSFGNVLYSELHDFLNHGHEWIAAYDESLASVHGLDFTDLICGVHRLFQDPVVRERWRSRYSYISVDEMQDTGVLEYKVLEMLWEGNHVLLCGDYFQTIYEWRGSDPFRLLKQFDADFKPLKIIFYENYRSNWTLFTMAFKTLQNMFPDLVGSIYTELPRANSERKGKPVLIKGCKNSYLEGRYIYEAICALPKDANIGVLVRDNKKAQRLSDSFERLNNEKPEDERRHFMIIDEFKFFRRQEIKDVMAYFKLLMNPNDSVSAKRIIKRYVAGIGDARIAAIESPETRQVGLKLTDFMDMPIFEAEPYAKLVSGLENHEVVVYDVESTGTDTSQDRIIQIAAIRIDENGQVLETFERFINPGVPVGQSEEVHGFSDAYLQEHGEEPAIVLQAFKEFSKNAIIVGHNVNYDVTIFTNELARHNLGNPEFKAIYDTLDIYRRFYPNLPNHKLGFLASEFPINHEPTHNAMDDILATAQLLIYAVKENIVPTTTGRMVAINKYKAAFTNIASQMATLRRKAYTELPTKLLAYIMNQMGVLEYYKSHGEAAKVEHIRDLYRIMEKLDAAYEGPAGLARLNQILQMAALTAGEPAQQVRNEDRIPIITIHQAKGSEFDHVFLAGLNEGTFPSPFAIAEGREDEEKRLFYVAITRPKQELTITFEQTNIRGRAVQPSSLLNYMPRDNELVERRY from the coding sequence ATGCTTATCAATCGTGAACAACAACGCGTTATTGATGAAGTTGAACAGAATATCCTCTTGTTAGCGTCCGCTGGGACGGGAAAAACGAATACACTTGCTTATCGAGTGGCTCACCTCATCGAGGGCGGCTATGCGAAGGCGGAGAACATCTTGTGCTTGACCTTTACGAATAAGGCGGCAAACGAGATGAAAGACCGCATTCAATCGCTCGTAGGCAGTCCTGCAAAGGCTGTGGAGGTTAGTACATTCCACAGCTTTTGCTTTTTCGTGCTCCAACAAGAGGGGAAGCGCAATGAAACCTTGTATACGGATGTAACTATCTTTGATGAAGAGGATTGCAAAGAATTGTCTGAACCGTATCGTCCAGGTAAATTGCGAGAAATGTCCTTTGCCAACATCATCGGCATGGTAAAAGAATATCGCTCCTTATATGGCTTTTATTCTGATGATCTCGTAGGCGATTATAAACGAACTATTGAGCGTTTACAAAAGGAACAACGTCCTGCTATTGAGCAACAGTTCTCTAGCTTTGGCAATGTTCTTTATAGTGAACTTCATGACTTCTTGAACCATGGTCACGAATGGATTGCTGCCTATGATGAAAGCTTAGCCTCCGTACATGGTCTAGATTTTACGGACCTTATCTGTGGTGTTCATCGTCTATTCCAAGACCCTGTAGTTCGGGAGCGTTGGCGTAGCCGTTATAGCTATATCTCTGTTGATGAAATGCAAGACACAGGTGTACTAGAGTACAAGGTACTTGAAATGCTGTGGGAAGGTAATCACGTCCTATTATGTGGTGACTATTTTCAAACCATTTACGAATGGCGTGGGTCTGATCCATTCCGTTTGCTCAAGCAGTTTGATGCGGACTTTAAGCCGTTAAAAATCATTTTCTACGAAAACTACCGCTCTAACTGGACGCTCTTTACGATGGCTTTCAAAACATTGCAGAATATGTTCCCTGATCTGGTAGGCTCTATCTATACGGAATTGCCCCGCGCCAATAGTGAAAGAAAGGGTAAGCCTGTTCTCATAAAAGGCTGTAAAAATAGCTATCTTGAGGGCAGATATATCTATGAAGCTATCTGCGCCTTGCCAAAGGATGCTAATATTGGCGTTTTAGTGCGGGATAATAAAAAGGCGCAACGGCTGAGCGACTCCTTTGAACGCCTCAACAATGAAAAGCCTGAAGACGAACGCCGTCACTTTATGATCATTGATGAGTTTAAATTCTTTAGACGCCAAGAAATCAAAGACGTTATGGCTTACTTTAAATTGCTTATGAACCCGAATGACTCCGTCAGCGCTAAGCGTATTATAAAACGCTATGTTGCCGGCATAGGTGACGCGCGTATCGCCGCTATTGAAAGCCCTGAAACACGTCAAGTAGGCTTAAAATTGACGGATTTTATGGATATGCCTATCTTTGAGGCAGAGCCTTATGCGAAGCTCGTCAGTGGGTTAGAAAATCATGAGGTTGTGGTGTATGACGTTGAAAGTACCGGTACTGATACGTCACAGGATCGTATTATTCAAATTGCGGCCATCCGCATCGATGAAAATGGACAGGTCCTAGAAACATTTGAACGCTTTATCAACCCCGGCGTACCTGTGGGACAATCCGAAGAGGTACACGGCTTCTCTGATGCGTATTTACAAGAACACGGCGAAGAGCCAGCTATAGTGCTACAAGCCTTTAAGGAATTCTCCAAGAATGCCATTATTGTAGGACATAATGTAAACTACGATGTGACTATCTTTACTAATGAATTGGCACGCCATAATTTAGGTAATCCAGAATTCAAGGCTATCTACGATACACTCGATATTTACCGTCGTTTCTATCCTAATTTGCCAAATCATAAACTGGGCTTCCTAGCATCAGAGTTTCCTATCAATCATGAGCCTACGCACAATGCGATGGACGATATCTTGGCTACAGCACAGCTTTTAATTTATGCAGTAAAAGAAAATATCGTGCCTACAACGACTGGTCGTATGGTGGCAATCAATAAGTATAAGGCTGCTTTCACCAATATTGCGTCCCAAATGGCAACGTTACGTAGAAAGGCCTATACGGAATTGCCAACGAAGTTATTGGCGTACATAATGAATCAAATGGGGGTTCTAGAATACTATAAATCCCATGGGGAAGCGGCAAAGGTAGAGCATATACGGGATCTATATCGCATCATGGAAAAACTAGATGCAGCCTATGAAGGGCCGGCTGGGTTAGCTCGATTAAATCAAATCTTGCAGATGGCGGCCCTTACCGCAGGTGAGCCCGCTCAACAGGTACGAAATGAAGATCGGATTCCTATCATTACCATCCACCAAGCAAAGGGGAGCGAGTTTGACCATGTATTCCTAGCAGGCCTTAACGAAGGTACCTTCCCAAGCCCGTTTGCCATTGCAGAAGGCCGTGAAGACGAAGAAAAGCGCTTGTTCTATGTGGCCATAACGCGCCCTAAGCAAGAGCTGACCATTACCTTTGAACAAACGAATATACGTGGTCGAGCGGTTCAACCAAGCTCGCTACTGAACTATATGCCACGAGACAATGAGCTCGTAGAAAGGAGATACTAA
- a CDS encoding YbaB/EbfC family nucleoid-associated protein translates to MFGKGMGNMAGMMKKVQKMQADMKKMQEELKTRTVEASVGGGAVTVVMNGEKIIESLKLNPTAVDPEDVEMLEDLVMAAVNEASKKVDDLLAQEMGKVTGGLNLPTGLF, encoded by the coding sequence ATGTTTGGTAAAGGTATGGGCAATATGGCTGGCATGATGAAAAAAGTTCAAAAAATGCAAGCAGATATGAAGAAAATGCAAGAAGAATTAAAAACTCGTACAGTAGAAGCTTCCGTTGGTGGCGGTGCTGTAACAGTTGTGATGAACGGTGAAAAAATCATCGAGTCTTTGAAATTGAACCCAACTGCAGTTGATCCTGAAGATGTAGAAATGTTAGAAGATTTAGTGATGGCGGCTGTAAACGAAGCTAGCAAAAAAGTAGACGACCTCTTGGCTCAAGAAATGGGCAAAGTAACTGGTGGTCTTAACTTGCCAACAGGTTTATTCTAA
- the gltB gene encoding glutamate synthase large subunit — protein MDRNQSTIEQQRLDQARLEANGMYSSQFEKDACGMGFVVNIKGKKSHDIIDDGLRILERLEHRGGAGADKDTGDGAGILVQIPHEFFKRECEVLGINLPAAGEYGVGMIFAHKYESLRNEQKRIFEEVVREEGQVVLGWREVPVDGTKVGKEAAAIRPWMIQILIGKGPDVTNNKEFERKLYIIRKLAEKRIVPLSKELSSDFYIASLSSKTIVYKGMLTPGQLRDFYLDLSDLDFTSALAMVHSRFSTNTFPSWARAHPNRFLVHNGEINTIRGNVNWINAREGKAESPLFPDIKKVFPVVDDSGSDSAMFDNTLEFLHMTGRSLPHAIMMMIPEPWERNNLMSQEKHDFYEFNSFMMEPWDGPAAMGFTDGTVIGGVLDRNGLRPARYYVTTDDRVIMASEVGVVNENAENIRAKGRLEPGKMLLIDTEEQRIISDEEIKQRVATELPYDEWVKEHVIHLSEITQADESDIPKVDDLFKKQQAFGYTQEDLVRMIVPMAKDGKDPVGAMGADAPLAILSDKPQLLYSYFKQMFAQVTNPPIDSIREEMVTSTRVMLGNSGNLTDPNKAGTYALSMRTPILTNQELASIKALDCRRMKSVTLPILFDPTKGADGLRDALTELCEKAEEAARTEQNVLILSDRGVDENHAPIPALLAVAAVHNHLIRKVLRTEIGLILESGEPREVHHFCTLIGYGVTAINPYLALETVRDLQARKRLGDITPEQAEKNYIKAAVGGIMKVMSKMGISTVRSYHGAQIFEALGLNTNFINKFFVNTPTRIGGIGLVGVANEALARYDRAFKSDESVLEPGGWYGPVKDGEEHLFNPKTIDLLQESLINGDYAKYKEYSKAIRKDYHVTLRSLMELNYPVGGGIPIEEVEPEESIVKRFKAGAMSYGAISKEAHETIAIAMNRLGSTSNSGEGGEDVARFKPLPNGDSMNSEVKQIASGRFGVTANYLIHAKELQIKCAQGAKPGEGGQLPGKKVYPEIGKARHSTPGVELVSPPPHHDIYSIEDLAELIYDLKCVNKDARISVKLTSEAGVGTIAAGVAKAKADNILISGYDGGTGAAGRTSVKHAGVPWELGLSETHQTLMLNRLRDRVKLEVDSKLMTGFDVAVAAMLGAELFGFGTLPLVAVGCKMARVCNLNTCPYGVATQDEKLRARFTGKPEYVENLMIFIARELREIMARLGIRSVAELVGRIDLVRQKSQDDNFKLSRVDLKRVLFHPYIDASVGHIHMIDQDHELERTLDMSKLLRMCRPAIEDQKPIRAKLAINNINRVVGTLVGSEVTRRYGESGLPDNTIKLNFEGSAGQSFGAFIPKGMTLELEGDANDYLGKGLSGGTITVYPPKKSIFEADENILIGNVAFYGATSGTAYINGVAGERFAVRNSGITAVVEGLGDHGCEYMTGGEVLVLGKIGRNFAAGMSGGYAYILDCDERYVNTGLVELRPANNDDLKRIKELVEQHVLHTNSSKGRHILENWNNFVNRFTKVVPVAYEEMHAAIERYKEQGLSLEEAQLAAFKEKYAK, from the coding sequence ATGGATAGGAATCAGAGCACAATCGAGCAACAACGTCTAGATCAAGCTAGACTAGAAGCTAATGGTATGTACAGCAGCCAATTTGAAAAGGATGCGTGCGGCATGGGCTTTGTCGTTAATATTAAAGGTAAAAAATCCCACGATATTATCGATGATGGTTTGCGTATTTTAGAGCGCCTTGAACACCGTGGTGGTGCTGGTGCCGATAAGGACACAGGGGATGGTGCCGGTATTTTAGTACAAATTCCACATGAGTTCTTTAAACGCGAATGCGAAGTGCTTGGTATTAACTTGCCTGCAGCTGGTGAGTACGGCGTAGGTATGATATTTGCCCATAAATATGAAAGCCTCCGTAACGAGCAAAAACGCATTTTCGAAGAGGTTGTACGCGAAGAAGGCCAAGTTGTTCTTGGTTGGCGCGAAGTGCCAGTTGATGGTACAAAGGTTGGTAAAGAAGCAGCTGCTATCCGCCCTTGGATGATTCAAATCCTCATCGGTAAAGGCCCAGACGTAACTAATAATAAAGAATTTGAACGTAAATTATATATTATTCGTAAATTAGCAGAAAAACGCATTGTTCCATTGAGCAAGGAATTATCTAGTGATTTCTATATTGCATCCTTGTCCTCTAAAACAATCGTATATAAAGGTATGTTAACACCTGGTCAATTGCGTGACTTCTATCTTGACTTGAGTGACCTTGACTTTACATCTGCATTGGCTATGGTTCACTCTCGTTTCAGTACGAATACATTCCCAAGCTGGGCTCGGGCGCATCCTAACCGTTTCTTAGTGCATAATGGTGAAATCAACACAATCCGTGGTAACGTAAACTGGATCAATGCTCGTGAAGGTAAAGCGGAATCTCCATTATTCCCAGATATTAAAAAAGTATTCCCTGTAGTAGATGACAGCGGTTCTGACTCCGCTATGTTCGACAACACATTGGAATTCTTGCACATGACAGGTCGTTCCTTGCCTCATGCGATTATGATGATGATTCCTGAACCTTGGGAACGCAATAATCTCATGAGCCAAGAAAAACATGACTTCTATGAGTTCAATAGCTTCATGATGGAACCATGGGATGGTCCTGCCGCTATGGGCTTCACTGATGGTACTGTTATCGGTGGCGTACTTGACCGTAATGGTTTGCGTCCTGCTCGTTACTATGTAACAACTGATGATCGTGTTATTATGGCATCCGAAGTGGGTGTAGTAAACGAAAACGCTGAAAATATTCGCGCTAAAGGTCGCTTGGAACCAGGCAAAATGCTTCTCATCGATACAGAGGAACAACGCATTATTTCTGACGAAGAAATCAAACAACGCGTTGCTACTGAATTGCCATATGATGAATGGGTAAAAGAACATGTTATCCACTTGTCTGAAATTACGCAAGCTGATGAAAGCGATATTCCAAAAGTAGACGATTTGTTCAAAAAGCAACAAGCTTTTGGGTATACTCAAGAAGATCTTGTACGTATGATCGTACCTATGGCAAAAGATGGTAAAGACCCTGTAGGTGCCATGGGTGCCGATGCTCCACTTGCTATCTTGTCTGATAAACCACAATTGTTATACAGCTACTTCAAGCAAATGTTCGCGCAAGTAACAAATCCTCCAATCGACTCTATTCGTGAGGAAATGGTTACATCTACTCGTGTTATGCTTGGTAACTCTGGTAACTTAACAGATCCTAATAAAGCTGGTACCTATGCGTTGTCCATGCGTACACCAATTCTTACAAATCAAGAATTGGCGTCCATTAAGGCTCTAGACTGCCGTCGAATGAAATCTGTTACATTACCAATCCTCTTCGACCCAACTAAGGGTGCAGATGGCTTGCGTGATGCGTTGACTGAATTGTGCGAAAAAGCCGAAGAAGCAGCACGTACAGAGCAAAATGTATTGATTTTATCCGACCGTGGAGTTGATGAAAATCATGCACCAATTCCAGCGTTGTTAGCTGTAGCAGCTGTTCATAATCACTTAATTAGAAAAGTATTGCGCACAGAAATTGGTCTTATCCTCGAATCTGGTGAGCCTCGCGAAGTACATCATTTCTGTACATTGATCGGTTATGGTGTAACAGCTATCAATCCTTACTTGGCTCTTGAAACTGTACGCGATTTACAAGCTCGTAAACGTCTTGGTGATATTACACCTGAACAAGCAGAAAAGAACTACATTAAAGCAGCTGTAGGCGGCATTATGAAGGTTATGTCCAAAATGGGTATCTCCACAGTTCGTTCTTACCATGGTGCACAAATCTTCGAAGCTTTGGGCTTGAACACCAACTTTATTAATAAGTTCTTCGTAAATACACCAACACGTATTGGCGGTATTGGTCTTGTAGGCGTTGCCAATGAAGCATTAGCTCGTTATGACCGTGCTTTCAAATCCGACGAATCTGTGCTTGAACCAGGTGGTTGGTATGGCCCTGTAAAAGATGGGGAAGAGCATTTGTTCAACCCTAAAACAATTGATCTTTTACAAGAATCCCTTATCAACGGTGATTACGCAAAATATAAAGAATACTCTAAAGCGATTCGCAAAGATTACCATGTAACATTGCGTTCTTTGATGGAATTGAACTACCCAGTGGGCGGCGGTATTCCTATCGAAGAGGTTGAACCAGAAGAATCCATCGTAAAACGCTTTAAAGCGGGTGCTATGAGTTATGGTGCCATCAGTAAAGAGGCTCATGAAACGATTGCTATCGCTATGAACCGTCTTGGTTCTACATCTAACTCTGGTGAAGGTGGCGAAGACGTAGCTCGTTTCAAACCATTGCCAAATGGCGACAGCATGAACTCCGAAGTAAAACAAATTGCATCTGGCCGTTTCGGTGTAACTGCAAATTACCTCATTCATGCAAAAGAGTTGCAAATTAAATGCGCACAAGGTGCTAAACCAGGCGAAGGTGGTCAATTGCCAGGTAAGAAAGTATACCCTGAAATCGGGAAAGCTCGTCACTCCACTCCAGGCGTTGAACTCGTATCTCCACCACCACATCATGATATTTACTCCATCGAAGACTTGGCTGAGTTGATTTACGATTTGAAATGCGTTAACAAAGATGCTCGCATTTCCGTTAAATTAACATCTGAAGCTGGCGTAGGTACTATCGCTGCTGGCGTTGCGAAAGCAAAAGCAGACAATATCTTAATCTCGGGTTACGATGGTGGTACAGGTGCGGCAGGCCGTACATCTGTAAAACACGCTGGTGTGCCTTGGGAATTAGGCTTGTCCGAAACACATCAAACATTGATGCTCAACAGATTGCGTGACCGCGTTAAATTGGAAGTAGACTCCAAATTGATGACTGGTTTTGACGTAGCTGTTGCGGCTATGCTTGGCGCTGAGTTATTTGGTTTCGGTACATTACCACTCGTTGCTGTAGGCTGTAAAATGGCTCGTGTATGTAACCTCAACACATGCCCTTATGGCGTAGCGACACAAGATGAAAAATTGCGTGCTCGTTTTACAGGTAAACCTGAGTACGTAGAAAACTTGATGATCTTCATCGCTCGTGAATTGCGTGAAATTATGGCTCGCTTAGGCATACGCTCCGTAGCTGAACTTGTAGGCCGTATCGACCTTGTTCGTCAAAAATCTCAAGACGATAACTTCAAATTGTCTCGCGTTGACCTTAAACGCGTATTGTTCCACCCATACATCGATGCATCTGTAGGTCATATACATATGATTGACCAAGATCACGAATTGGAACGCACATTGGACATGTCCAAGCTCTTGCGTATGTGCCGTCCTGCCATTGAGGATCAAAAACCAATTCGCGCTAAATTGGCTATCAACAACATTAACCGTGTTGTAGGTACCTTGGTTGGTTCTGAGGTGACACGTCGTTATGGTGAAAGCGGTTTGCCAGATAACACAATCAAGTTGAACTTTGAAGGTTCTGCAGGCCAATCCTTTGGTGCTTTCATTCCTAAAGGCATGACATTAGAACTTGAAGGTGATGCGAACGATTACCTCGGTAAAGGCTTGTCCGGTGGTACAATCACTGTATATCCGCCTAAGAAATCCATTTTCGAAGCGGACGAAAACATCCTTATCGGTAACGTTGCCTTCTATGGTGCCACATCTGGTACAGCCTACATTAACGGTGTAGCTGGTGAACGTTTCGCTGTTCGTAACAGTGGTATCACTGCTGTTGTGGAAGGCTTAGGCGACCATGGTTGTGAATACATGACTGGTGGCGAAGTTCTTGTACTCGGTAAAATCGGCCGTAACTTCGCAGCAGGTATGTCCGGTGGCTATGCATACATCCTCGATTGTGATGAACGCTATGTAAATACAGGCCTCGTAGAATTACGTCCTGCTAATAATGATGACCTTAAACGCATTAAAGAATTAGTAGAACAACACGTATTACATACTAACTCCTCTAAAGGCCGTCACATCCTTGAAAACTGGAATAACTTTGTAAACAGATTTACAAAAGTTGTACCTGTAGCATATGAAGAAATGCACGCTGCTATTGAACGCTATAAAGAACAAGGCTTATCCTTGGAAGAAGCACAATTAGCTGCATTCAAAGAAAAATATGCAAAATAA